The Lycium barbarum isolate Lr01 chromosome 4, ASM1917538v2, whole genome shotgun sequence nucleotide sequence CTGAACTCACATGGAAGAATAGAGCAAATAAATGTAATTTTGTTTAATTTTTGATTGCTTTTGGCTCTTTCTCAGGCTTGGAGTTCTAAAAACTGAAATCAATCCACGGAAGCCTTTAGTTTGTAGTGGTAATCGGGTTCGTATAGTTTATGATTCTTATCCAAAGAAGATTGCGGTTTCTAGAAGAACGCCTCCAAGGAAGGTCCAAGCTATTCCCCTAATGCTGATAATGTACTTATTTTCGTTCTACATGGTAATTGAGAAGATTTCCAAGTTATCGAGCCTACGGTGAGACAGTTTTTATCATGTTTTAGGACTCAAGCACAGAAGTTGATGGTGTGTGAAAATCAATGGTCTTTCATGCATAATCACTGAATTAGCACTACTTAGAACATACAATCTGCTGTTATTACAAATGTTTGAACTTATTTAATCTAAAATGGACAATGTCAATCTCACCCATGGAGTTTTTAATATGCAGGCAAATAAGAAGAGAATAATGTGGAAAGCTACCTTCTTGCAGTTGAACAATATATAAACAGAGAAATCTTAGATGTTTTTAACAAGCAGAGCCATTGCTGGGCGGAATGTGTTTAAATCTAATAGAATTCATTAGTACAGTATAGAATTACTAATATGTAAATGTAGTACTGTTATGTCATATTGCAGGTGGAGGAAATGATTTTTCCTTCCTTAGTGGCCTTATTATCAACGATCGTGAATCAAATTGTTAAAATAttacaattgatcaaataatAAAAATATAGCTGGTCAAGcaagtaaaataataattttattataaCTTTGTTCTCTAACATTTTCCGCGCATCGTGCCTGTACGTATACTAGTATATGTAAAAGGAGAGGcacaagcaatgtggttaagtCAAGTGATAAGCTAATAACAagtcacttggcaattttaagacaatgTCTATTGTTATGTAATAAAAATGAACtttgaattaaaaaataaaattttttgAATTTATAGATAgtaatataaaaaatttaaattttaattgaAAAATATATTCTCACCTTTGTCCTTATCAGTACCTAATTGGCACTTTATGCTCAACACTATTTCTCAAAAGAGTTACTTCTAAACCAAAACACCACATTTACTCGATTCAAATTAAAAAATCTGATGTTTATCTCCTTTTCTTTTGCCATTATCTTTTGTCTAATAATCATttagcaataataataataataatataaagtaataaaattaaaatttttaaactgaaaaacaatatatatatatatatatatatatatatatatatatatatatatatatatatatatatatatatatatattactttttatattttattCAGTCACATATTTTCATTACATATTAACGTATAtaatacaaaaataataactattAAAAATATTAGTAGATTTTAATAACAAagtaataaaattaaaatttttaaacTGAAAAACAAAATAACGTGTAAAAATTGAGACTGCCATGGGTAACGTTGAAGAAGCGGGTAATTGAAAAATGAAATGGATAAGTAATACCAATGTTGATTGGATAACCATGACAAAATTTCACTGCAACATATATGTGATCTCTCTTCATCGGCTTAGCATCATTGTCCCTAGCTAGcaaaaatttaatttaaattgacatataaaattttgaattaaaagataatttttttgaatttgaattttttaaaatttgaactGAAAGATAAGTGTTCACTAATCTTGTgataagaataaaataaaattttaaatagcaAAACATAACATTTAAATGCATTGTCTTAGCATCATCTCCTGGCTAGCAAAAAAAAACTCTATTTCAAGTCACTTCCAATCGACAACTCTTCAATAGCAAGAGGTATCACTCACTATGCGAATCCCTAACGCCTCCATTCTATAACAATTATAATTattctgtaacgacccgtttggtcgttatagtccttttgACACTTTCACCATTTCCGAGCGTTTATTGACTCATTTTGACatgaggttgacttttgggcaaacagacctttttcagagtttcgtcaactccgagaggtccggatgattgtttagaacttgtatgtatgattggttcggttcccaatgcattttggtgcattttgggactttggatgggaaatgggaagtaggcaccggtggttgactcggtcaacgagacctccgttggaaattttgagaccatgagtgcgttcgtagcgtatttttgtatagGTTCAGGGGGTCGgattatgagcagatggccttgggaATAACTCGAAAATTCTATGGAAGACTTAGGGAATTAggggatttctggtgtctggtgtccgcaaCGGAGGCACCAGGGCCGCCCCGGCGGTACCGTCATGGCGGTGTAGTGACCGCCGGGGCCTTCATTGCTGCAGCGGTGTTCCCGACGCCGCAGCGGAGCCGCTGTAGCGGCACTACCCCCGCCGTGGCGGTCATGGGCAGTGTTATTTCATTTAATGTGTCTTAAAATAAGACCTAGACCCTTATTATGTCATAACTCGGTATTGGAGCTTGAGAAGGCTGTTCTTGGGGATAAATTGAGGAATTTCTTGTAGTTAAAGCTTTGTCTAATcacttacttctctttaatcattaCCGTCTTAGAAtcatcccttcccttttcaatcccttagaagtagaatttgaagaagggttttgggagacttctccctagggttataattgataaaattgatgatgttaGTACTAAAATGTgacgaatctaagcttagtaatcccATATCTGCcacttttaatgttgaatttcagatttggggAATTAAGGTTCATaccccaatttgggggttttactagaaatcagatttgggatAGTTCTTGAGCAAATTCAACAAtaaatgattgggttatgattacctaggattcaatttagTATTTTACCCTTGAATGCCCGTATCGCCCTTGTGtgcccgttttcccaatttctagggttagattgGACCTAAtagatatcatagcaatattagtatcattattcatgatttctaatttagaattcaattatgcttagattactttggttctgagcttcagaggaagggaaagacgatagagtgacttgttggtgttgcagttcggcagtccaggtaggttatggtttacttttggtgagacttagtatagtgaatcacatatttagattatgatgtcggagacagcatgtgaaccttcgggtgtgaagttgggatggatattgccttaggttgagCCCTggtgtgtgttgggactagccaccccattataTGTGTTTAATTGTTTAATGGTGTTGGCTTGATGCGATGCGTAGTTGATAGATagcgaatgtcgcttgttgtcctgattgGGGATTGGCATAccctttgttggtatttgtactatgatacattCTTGGCGTACCCACTTTTGGTACTTGAGTtgttgatatatgttggcatacccactgttggtattgtgatgtgatctattgttggcgtaccccgttgagatacttgtgatattgagcttatttgttgatgattgacatatgcattgcacgcattctctcatattagcATGCATGGCCGAtgtccggtgatgatccggtatcgttgattaagagaaactgatatttgataaactcttttacttgagtgattgtgaaaaaggccgatgtccgaggatcctgtcacgacccaaccccgtgggccgcgaccaatgccctagttgggcacctatacgtacccgatacccaaattagcatatcaacaaaataatataataataatattagtggacgctacagaatttagcataaaaaacagacttggcacacataggccgataaggccatcatagaacaaagtatcccaaacatatgtacagaacccacacagatatatccacagacctctacagaacataacataatcataagacgggacagggccccgtcatacccagaacaatgtacatatccagatagcagtgacagactgtaccaaaagatgggctctgaagaagagagcgccccaaaatagcagaaatgggatcctaaacgtgtggatcagcgaacctgtcgtctgtacctgcgcggcatgaaaacgcagcccccgaagaaagggggtcagtacgaagtatgtactgaatatgtaaagcggaatcacagaagtcaaatcataatgatttcagaaaataagtacaaaatccagagggtcaaatgcatatttccaaaacagacagaatgtgtacagaaacatatgtcatatcatatccggtccctgccacgggactcagcagacagaacgtggccaccctcccgacgctggtgccactatacagaggaatcagaaaaaggggcgtggccccgtatcataaaatgtcatatcaaaatggccataacagatcagatcagaataggcggacatggcacatcatactccacagacccatgtacgcgtataactgccccctcacatcgggacgcgacgaacaatgcagagaatcacgcttgacaacatatcctggcccgggctcagtgtgggaaacattggggcatccacgaatggagtagtgagagactaatgcaatttaaaaatatcataattgttttcaaagactcgaagaggcatatcaaagataaacaaatccaatgaagtcggacggaatcataatagatgcatttcgggtatcataataaattacagaaatataatctccctgaagtcattccgagtgtcaaaataatttataagatttaatagaatatttaaaacaatattcgttatgcgattagtagggtaatcaaaacatttctttcaaaaatcgcttaaaaaggaagctttagcacattaagggcaaaaccgggaatagtgggcccgcctcgggacaaataaggcggcaggctcaaattgtgccctctaagcttatagtatcacttaaaaaggttctacaaacattctatgactttccaagtaatttggagcaaagttgcataattttccggaaaagcatactaaagtggttcaattccactgaaggaaaaactgagattttctcttgcggattccgagggccaagaggtccttcgaggcccggatccgaccctaacacactaagggcatgccaagggaagaattggggttgctttacatacctttcacgctccttacgcctttccaaactcacttcccgtttcgtcaaaaaactgcaattggtcaagtttaccaattgtaagctatgaataccaaagtttcaacttaatgcatatttggctaccgaaatttcggcagcacttcccctatacatatgccaccccgagaattcaactcggctagaaatcatcaacaacaacccaaacgaaaacatcaacatcaacaaagaacattaaaaacacaattatccttcaactagtcatttttctcacaagttgacataaccttcattctaacccaaactttcactaatatcaatagtttcacattcatcaacaatcaagatcatcaccatatagttctagaaacatttcatatcgttttcctcaagttatacactcgatatacataatatacaaccttccgtcaaagtcatatctTATGCAagacatcaaatctttggcatacaacttcataacatgtttccaacttccaaattcatcaatgattatcactattagcaaccaaacaacttcatgtccttgatgtcggaaaatcataccaaaacgacataagtgtttacattccaattcgatacaaacttatatcattctaacttcatttacaatacaaacatcacaacaacactctaacacattaaacaaacttaatcaattccattccatagccaacataccacacggccaagaaccctctttgccaacttcaactaaatcattcaactttcaatcccaatatgcatttcatcacaattacaactagaatataacataaattcaacacattatcatcacacaacaccacacacacccacggctacaagccatattccaaacccactttgcaaacttccatttttccatacaatcaacacatttctatatactacaacacaatcaaaacttcataacacaataaaaaggtagaaattcttaccttttcttcaagtcttcttcacttggagatatgatcactttggtgattctaatactccccactccaaaccaactataccaagttacaaaggaaccttgacttagtaggaaatcaacaagaaataaatttttagaacaatatttttggtggctaaATTTCCACCCCAAACccgagagcctcactttctctttgtgttgttcttgatttttttgtgtTATGTTTATCCTAAGTATCCATCTTCTAaatatataattgaagtgcttggtcacatgaccaagcacatgaccaactaaaactgggcttgggccaaggccatcatggccggccacccctaatctctttgggcctcaatttgcttcttattttacaagcccaataacttgtggatcgtactttgtaattcccgaaactaatttccgaaattccaaaattgcccttagccttgtcccacactttcatgactctattctttcatacataactcctatgttcaacaaaataccaaatttgaccttacatctcaaaaattcaatatatgacaagtttttccaaacgtgtgaaaacacgggttataacagATCCATTCCGGAaacgttgtttatatgaaactgatacttgctaaactcttttacttgagtgattgtgaggaggccgatgttcgaggttcaattctggaatcgttgatttgtgaaactaatatttgacaactcttttgagtgattgtgaggaggccgatgtccgatggttatattcgcgCATCGTTGTGCATGGCCATTTTCGATGTTATCCAGGATTCGATtatagtgcatgggctccgcgggtcccccagagtggtgccgatcagactccccctgtgagcaattagccagggtctcgtctgtctgtttggcaaagatcggGGACgggtgtgttatatcccgcattttgtaatTTCGGATAATTTAGGATattcgcgggaagttaaggatgaggttatattttgatttttggttCAGCACACAAGTTGTGtctgaaaattttgaagtggaaatattaagaaatgctaggggcaaaaagagaaatttgcaatatgactcgtagaaacatggaggaaggcgaagggcaaatttggaacttgaaaaaaataaattttcatgaagtgtaaaacaaaaaaataaaaaataaaaaattgggctTAAGTAAAAAGGCCATGGTGGCCGGTCAacaaatgggccaaagcccacatggGTATAAAATAAATACGTCATCTTATTCATTAtattcctagaaatttcaagaactttgAAGAACATAGAGAGGGAGAAAAgataaggggccattcggccataccccaacaaagtaagaaccttggaaaatttttcatcaaaaattattctcttctagccaaacaactaattgaagggtccttagcaaagtgaagtggttattggagcaagaaaaacatatatttatacaagttgcaaaattctagccaagtgaagaatcaaggaaaaaggtaaggtttaatccttttcttatatgttatgggtaattatgtatgttgtagtatgtgaaagtggatgaaaatcatgaaaatagggatgtattttgtggccgtgtatatatggtGTTTGGCTGTGTGTATTGTGTGGAAATAAgggatcaattttacttagtattttggttgttgttgtcgtgGATTCCAGGTTGataatgaatgtttaatgatcttagtgaagttgtagtagttgggaaacttgttttagaagttaatgtgaattgaatataatgttcttgcatttATGGgagatgatgttgttagtgtgatgttgttggtgtaatgttgttagaatgtaaattattgggttgttgtaattaaatttgaaagaaggaattaggttgttattgttcttattgaagttggaaggtctcggggGAAATTGTAGGTTAATCGGGTTGTTTTGAATGTCATATGAAtggtttgaagtattcttgaatcatgttagaaagatttcggattgttgttgataaaattggccgagttagattctcggggatggtgtatttacagggaaaatgctgccgaaatttcggtagacaaagtgttagtttagaatgagattcttggatatctatagctaatgtttgtattcattaacattgttatagattttgagAAGGCCAAGAGTTAGGTTGGATTGACTagggaagcggacaaggtatgttaaggctcgtccctttctttcaaaggcatgatcccgatgttttGATTttataattgtttccatattttccttgttttcaaaagatagacgTTTATGattttaaggcatgattcctttccgataacccgtcaatgttttccaaaaatgttcgtctttttccaaaacaaaggtctatggtattgtaagcttttatgaccaaaaaaaaaaaaacgatggatatgttttacaacgatattgatgatgtcgaggatgagaatatttctatgatggctatgataagaatggtttcatgtttgaaaggtacttgatgtaaTCATTgcttgattttccaaaatggcttctgaaaagttcgtagaaagttctgtacttcaaacgtccataactttttcatactaactcggattaacTCTAAACatggttatgatcttattctatgtcctcttaacgctgttattcgttgctagtctcatcttatggtaatcgttccttcaaggcgagacaaagtcatgatgattgttccataatatattcggaggttaccgaccttacgtcactccgatagatacatgactttctttgggctctcatgcatgctgcttatatgatatatgtatatgacacatggacatgatatatgtatatgtatatgggggatatggggaagggagatatgttgcgctatagacgcattgccacctggtcagctggcgtgatttatcatcccggacgcgggacataggTGGGCGAGCaggcgttgttcggcgctatgacatgttctattttctatgtatgtgaaaaagaaatgttttcaaaggaaagataagcatgcatggcatccggccaaaaaggcattcatatgtacaggttactctcttatctcactataTGTTGTATGATCCCATGACattgttattcatactttatgttccttattatgctgcttttcatgccttacatactcggtacattactcgtactgacgtcccttcttgtggacgctgcgtttcatgccacgcaggtaaacaggtagacgaGTTCggttcctaggagctccacccgcggtacattgagagcgctccagttgttccggagcttcagttcattggtactacttttgtgtacatattcgggcacggcagcacccggccctccttgttaatatatgtattttgtctagaggctcgtagaaaaatatgtacagttagatgcttTGCACCCTTATTCGTCCTTGTAGTTGTGTAATATGTTAACAAAGTTTATTAACAcctgtttataattatgctagtaATGATAGTGTTAAGTAAAGGAATAACGGTATAGTTCatatggcccactcagtagtaaaggtaaaatgatagataagaggtgctcggtaagaCAGTATCGGGTACCTGTCGcgaccctagttgggtcgtgacaaaagtggtatcagagcagttcgtcctagggattgtttacgagccgtgtccagtagattcctgtttatgggtgtgtagcgcgccacacttacaaacagggggctgcagggcatttaggaaatctgaccttctttgtactctagatcgtgcaatagagctatgttaccaggtttccatgttcttttcttaatcctgtgttatggtttcagtgatGCCGGTGACGAGGAAAGCTGCggcggcctagaagggcaagacggtggctggaagaagagttgaacaAGAGCCACCGGTGGAagtagaagaaggcgagtctcACAACGAGGCTCCTCCCCAGATTTCTCCTGCTTCCCctgtatcagcagagcaggaaagagctccagctccagccctagtacctccagttccaccgccagcagcttcgggccggcagataacagaggctattcagttgctgacccagttagtttccgcacaagctcagcggcaagatgcagACCAGGGGGACAGGGCagtgagtgcaagagcccgtgattttatcaccctgaaacctccggagttttatggatcgaaaccagaggaagacccgcaaagctttatagacgagatgctgaggacactgaggataatacatgcttaagatacagagtcagtagagttggcttcatacagattgcgggatgtagtggttcagtggtataataattggatatcttcaaggggagcaaatgcacctcccccggtttggcaagagttcactgaagcattcctgcgacattatttaccaccggagattcgacgggctcgagccgatatgtttttgaatctcaaacagggaaatatgagcgtccgggaatatagtctccgttttaactctttggccaggtatgccccagccatggtggctaatatgggagatcatgtacatcggttcgtgagtgggttggggccacatttagttaaagagtgcttgacggcttcactccaggatggaatgactattgctcgtatccaggcccacgcccaaaacctggaggaacaacaCCAGCTACAGAGAGGTGAGCGTTATTCGGATAGGGGTTCTAGAAAAAGGGCCAGACCTTTCGAgactagaagtgagtatagagggggaccagcACAGCAGCaatctaggcattcaggccaaccagcggccagcgcacctcctcgatttgcgagtGGGAGACTTGATCACCCTACCTATTCCGGGCCAGATCAGAGTGCCAGAGcttcagggtcccagtatagagctgattttAACAAGATGGGGCAACCCCCActacgatgtgctcggtgtggcaggctaCACTCTGGACAGTGTTACCTAGATACAGGTGCATGTTTTGCCTGTGGTTGgactgaccatttgatgcgtgattgcccactaaggAATGAGGGAGACAGAGCTTAGCCCGCCGGATCAGCAATTGGTTCGtcatcgaccgtgcgccctcctggacagacttcccaggctccagcaggccgtggccgaggcagaggaggaggggcacccagttcagccggtcctccgcaccgtatatatgcattggcaggacggcaggatcctgaaccttccccAGACGCGGCTACAGGTACACTATCTGCATTttcctatgatatgtatgtgttaattAATCTagattctactttatcatatactgctctttgtattgctgaacgtattgggaatttggaaattcAGGACGAAAAGTAGCCGTACACATAGGTAAAAGATAAATACTGGGGATTGCGAAGGCTAAAACAGTAATTAAAAGGGAAAGATGCGTTACGAGAGTGTTTCGGAaattgtcaagaccccaacttgccccagattacgtgataaaggtagtGTGGGGGAGTGGAGGCAAAAGATACTAGCATTAAGACACCAAAAtgcatcaaagtttcgaggttaagcgtgctagagtgAGAGCAATTTCAAgatgagtgaccccctgggaagtgtactgaaaatttcataaatgtaggTATAGGAGACGAACGTGAAATTAGGGCAACCTGAagaaaattagagtatgtggagtggttagaaaccttatagaggtcgcgtaggctaagacggactagactggtgaaaaggaagaacGCGCAACACAGCTCTGAGATCAAAGTAAGttcgaatagcgtttggaaatatttgtaagtaaaatagtagtaaatatatatatgcatgtaacatcTCATTTGTGACTGTAGAATCCCAGCAACTAGTGTAGCGATATATAGAAGATACTAACCGAACGGAATTCGAGAGGCAGAGTGAAAGACATAAGTACAGAAGTTACAGGGCAAAAATTGATATTGGatccaccactagttaaggctagaaattCCTAACACAGTAATACACGAGAACATAGTTAGAAAGGAGATAGACGTGACAGACTCCGCAATGAAggaactacaattgtaagaaggtcGCGGAAGGCGATGGAtacttaaagggcatagacgTGTATAGACCCtattaataaaggggggggggggagaacatgctATACTTAAAATGAACTATGACACTTCGAGCTCCAtaaaaggggacttattaactcaGGGCTAGGGTTCGGagtatgttggcatatcgtgaaggtTACGAAAGGGCGTAGAAATAAATTGGCAACGGGTGTAATATGACGCAGAGATAGGGGGCAAATATGGAAGGTACttggagaggtcaacaaatataaaaaggacaaCCGAGACGGCACCCTATGAGGTTTTGTATAGCAAGAAGTACAAGTCACAAATCGGTTGGTTCGGAGTTGACGGAACTAAGTTAATCGACCCATGGCCTAcaggcaatctaagcttctaaaacaGATGTGTTAAGTGACGTGCGAGACAActataaaggagacctccccgaaatattataatacaccatgaggccagtccaacattcgaggacgaatgttctaaagagggggaggatgttatatcccgcattttgtacgttcggataatttagGATattcgcgggaagttaaggacgaggttatattttgatttttggttCAGCACACAAGTTGTGTCAGAAAAtattgaagtggaaatattaagaaatgctaggggaaaaaagggaaatttgcaatataaCTCGTAGAaacatggaggaaggcgaagggcaaatttgaaatttgaaaaaaaaaaaaatcatgaagtgtaaaacaaaaaaaaacaaaaaaaaattgggcttaagTAAAAAGGCCATGGTGGCCGGTCAacaaatgggccaaagcccacatgggtataaaataaataagtcatcttattcattgtattcttagaaatttcaagaactttgAAGAACAAAGAGAGGGAGAAAAGATAAGGGGCCATTCAGCCATACCCCAACAAAGtaagaaccttggaaaatttttcatcaaatattattctcttctagccaaacaactaattgaagggtccttagcaaagtgaagtggttattggagcaagaaaaacatatatttatacaagttacaaaattctagccaagtgaagaatcaaggaaaaaggtaaggtttaatccttttcttatatgttatgggtaattatgtatgttgtagtatgtgaaagtggatgaaaatcatgaaaata carries:
- the LOC132636126 gene encoding uncharacterized protein LOC132636126 isoform X3, which codes for MITKDSGVFLFIHLQLFLRFSLSLSMVATEEIQSSLNHAWLGVLKTEINPRKPLVCSGNRVRIVYDSYPKKIAVSRRTPPRKANKKRIMWKATFLQLNNI
- the LOC132636126 gene encoding uncharacterized protein LOC132636126 isoform X1, with the protein product MITKDSGVFLFIHLQLFLRFSLSLSMVATEEIQSSLNHAWLGVLKTEINPRKPLVCSGNRVRIVYDSYPKKIAVSRRTPPRKVQAIPLMLIMYLFSFYMANKKRIMWKATFLQLNNI
- the LOC132636126 gene encoding uncharacterized protein LOC132636126 isoform X2, translated to MITKDSGVFLFIHLQLFLRFSLSLSMVATEEIQSSLNHAWLGVLKTEINPRKPLVCSGNRVRIVYDSYPKKIAVSRRTPPRKVQAIPLMLIMYLFSFYMVIEKISKLSSLRQIRRE